The following proteins come from a genomic window of Scylla paramamosain isolate STU-SP2022 chromosome 46, ASM3559412v1, whole genome shotgun sequence:
- the LOC135094646 gene encoding uncharacterized protein LOC135094646, with protein sequence MERWRWWWWLVVVAVLVSATPALGDWEDCPLGCKCTYASNRKLADCSLAKFTTVPSLLSTEIQELNLNENNIKYLEKDAFKKTGLINLQKLYLRNNQVFSLHQDAFRDLKIMIELDLSNNKIDKLHPDTFTGLEKLRVLDLSLNLLSRLSGVQFPPLPHLRRLNFRENRLVYIHNFAFSNLKILESLRLSGNQLELIQPELFANNTNLKELELHDNLWECDCRLKNLVRWAKRKSLLQKHVACHSPERMSGRSLRDVDEDDLACRPEIEVPQVDIPAAPGQNATLTCLVRGDPLPRVRWVHHGRVLANLSVGRFSGPEQIYLIREEVGSIAEERVTSLMVTHVTEDDLTYYTCVAENIAGLVERNISLVPASVTYPGAVTPPATIDLYLIIGVTVGGALLLLLVCICVCLCVRRRRRRTPKPKVNGAAGATHTRHENVMIVNPVEKPPRRYEKVPQTDLEMTGLGGGGSGGGHRSYDEVDYPPEAAPPNLRTPLATLEEEDDDPPSHNTTMEAVPGPPAPSDYWSHYPDLVDMTRPRATSPPAMPHLSYRSPVGPGEWRYSYAQPSHYPMSTDYYTSGYISPPGGLLTRPGYVTLPRRHRSPSWAGPPSAEVTVPPPAPASECGDVRLPYDPIYDTLGPRTTADGTSRTDLTRAALRAAEAFSRAPQSPPTSPPTPSLPPYYAPLPSHPASAPHAHPKSRLHSSTLPRSTPNLLEGSGLSGLSLPAQDSPATSSHQASPLYSKKQSSIHQSPNTSTSSPFRTSSPFQVNGKNAPSTANTSTDSILDSSTSSNNNNNNSINKNNNNNKGGGGKKVPPKPPPKPAGKRLSTSSIPGDVKKGENGKVFQDEGPDGTEV encoded by the exons tTGGCGGACTGCAGCCTGGCCAAGTTCACAACAGTCCCCTCATTACTCAGCACTGAGATACAGGAACTGAACCTTAATGAGAATAACATCAA GTATTTAGAGAAAGACGCGTTTAAGAAGACAGGGCTAATTAACCTGCAGAAGCTGTACCTCCGAAACAACCAGGTGTTCAGTCTTCACCAGGATGCCTTCCGGGACCTCAAGATCATGATTGAGCTTGATCTTAGCAACAACAAGATCGACAAACTCCATCCAGATACTttcactg GGCTGGAGAAGCTGCGAGTTTTGGACCTGAGTTTGAACCTCCTGTCTAGACTCAGTGGGGTTCAATTCCCTCCGTTACCGCACCTCAGGAGACTCAACTTCCGGGAGAACAGACTTGTCTACATCCACAATTTTGCCTTCTCTAACCTCAAGATTCTGGAGTCCCTCAG GCTGTCAGGGAACCAGCTTGAGTTGATCCAGCCAGAGCTCTTTGCCAATAACACTAATCTGAAGGAACTAGAGCTGCATGACAACTTGTGGGAGTGTGACTGTCGCCTGAAGAATTTGGTGCGGTGGGCCAAGAGGAAGTCACTCCTTCAG AAACATGTCGCTTGCCACTCTCCGGAACGTATGTCGGGCCGCAGCCTGAGGGACGTGGATGAGGATGACCTTGCTTGCCGGCCTGAAATAGAGGTGCCCCAGGTGGACATCCCCGCCGCCCCTGGTCAGAATGCCACGCTGACCTGCCTTGTCCGAGGTGACCCACTCCCCCGTGTTCGCTGGGTGCATCACGGCAGAGTCTTGGCCAACTTGTCTGTCGGCAGATTTTCCGGCCCAGAGCAGATATATCTCATTAGGGAGGAGGTCGGGTCAATAGCAGAGGAGCGTGTGACTAGTCTAATGGTGACACATGTGACAGAGGATGACCTGACGTACTACACCTGTGTGGCAGAGAATATCGCAGGGTTAGTCGAGAGAAACATCTCCTTAGTGCCAGCTTCTGTGACGTACCCAGGAGCTGTCACGCCGCCCGCCACCATAGACTTGTACCTCATTATAGGGGTGACTGTTGGGGGTGCCCTGCTGCTTCTCctcgtgtgtatatgtgtgtgcctgtgtgtgcggcggaggcggaggcgcaCACCCAAGCCTAAGGTGAACGGGGCGGCcggggcaacacacacacgtcacgagAATGTAATGATAGTTAACCCTGTAGAGAAACCACCAAGGAGGTACGAAAAGGTGCCTCAGACTGACCTGGAGATGACAGGCCTGGGCGGTGGAGGCAGTGGGGGTGGGCACAGGAGCTATGACGAGGTGGACTATCCCCCCGAGGCCGCCCCACCAAACCTTCGCACCCCTTTGGCCaccctggaggaggaagatgatgatccCCCATCCCACAACACCACCATGGAGGCTGTCCCTGGCCCCCCCGCCCCATCCGACTACTGGAGTCACTACCCCGATCTCGTGGACATGACCCGGCCCCGTGCCACGTCGCCCCCCGCCATGCCCCACCTCTCATACCGCTCCCCTGTGGGTCCCGGGGAGTGGCGGTACAGCTATGCCCAGCCCTCGCACTACCCCATGTCGACTGATTACTACACATCAGGCTACATTTCCCCGCCTGGTGGCCTTCTAACCCGCCCCGGCTATGTCACCTTGCCTCGACGCCATCGTTCGCCATCCTGGGCTGGCCCCCCATCAGCGGAGGTCACAGTGCCCCCCCCTGCCCCTGCGAGTGAGTGTGGGGATGTGCGCCTTCCCTATGATCCAATATATGACACGCTTGGCCCAAGAACAACAGCTGACGGGACTTCAAGAACTGACCTCACACGCGCTGCACTCCGAGCCGCAGAGGCTTTCTCCCGTGCCCCACAGAGCCCCCCGACATCCCCAcctactccttccctccccccatacTATGCCCCTCTCCCCAGCCACCCTGCCTCCGCCCCTCATGCACATCCAAAAAGCCGCTTGCACTCCTCCACCTTGCCTCGCTCCACCCCTAATTTGCTTGAGGGAAGTGGCCTAAGTGGACTCAgcctccctgcacaagactCCCCAGCCACTTCCTCCCACCAGGCTTCTCCACTCTACAGCAAGAAGCAGTCTAGCATCCATCAGTCACCCAACACTTCCACCTCTTCCCCATTCCgcacctcttcccccttccaggTCAACGGAAAGAATGCTCCGTCAACCGCCAACACTTCCACCGACTCCATCCTCgactcttccacttcctccaacaacaacaacaacaatagcatcaataagaacaataacaacaacaagggaggtggggggaagaaaGTGCCACCCAAACCCCCTCCCAAGCCAGCTGGGAAGAGgctgtccacctcctccattcccgGGGAcgtgaagaagggagagaatggcaAAGTCTTCCAGGATGAAGGACCAGATGGAAcagaggtgtga